The following coding sequences are from one Ancylobacter sp. TS-1 window:
- a CDS encoding UDP-N-acetylglucosamine--N-acetylmuramyl-(pentapeptide) pyrophosphoryl-undecaprenol N-acetylglucosamine transferase, which translates to MTATRPLVVLAAGGTGGHLFPAEALAGVLAARGIDVDLATDARAARYAGHFPARRIHVLPAETVRGRSPVALARTALTLGLGLARGYRLMRALRPAAVVGFGGYPTVPPILAARLAGLPTLIHEANAVMGRANALLASRVTAIATGYPDIFAGHPLLAAKAHHTGNPVRPAVIAAASLYEAPVEGGPLDLLVFGGSQGARVMSEIVPPAIERLDPVLRARLRVVQQARPEDIEAVRATYDRLGVSVELAPFFADLPARMARAHLVVARSGAMTVAELGVIGRPSVLVPLPGALDQDQLANASALAKGGGAVLMPQDHFTPESFAELLGVYAAHPGDLATMAAAARRMGRADAAERLAALVLATAGIEA; encoded by the coding sequence ATGACCGCGACAAGACCGCTCGTCGTGCTCGCCGCCGGGGGAACCGGCGGCCATCTCTTCCCGGCCGAGGCGCTGGCCGGGGTGCTGGCCGCGCGCGGCATCGACGTCGACCTCGCCACCGATGCGCGCGCGGCGCGCTATGCCGGGCATTTTCCGGCGCGGCGCATCCATGTGCTGCCGGCCGAGACGGTGCGCGGGCGCTCGCCCGTGGCGCTGGCGCGCACCGCGCTCACGCTCGGCCTGGGGCTGGCGCGCGGCTACCGGCTGATGCGCGCGCTCAGGCCCGCCGCCGTGGTCGGCTTCGGCGGCTATCCGACCGTGCCGCCGATCCTCGCCGCGCGCCTCGCCGGCCTGCCGACCCTGATCCATGAGGCCAACGCGGTGATGGGGCGGGCCAATGCGCTGCTCGCCTCGCGCGTCACCGCCATCGCCACCGGCTATCCCGACATCTTCGCCGGCCATCCGCTGCTGGCGGCCAAGGCCCACCACACCGGCAACCCCGTGCGGCCGGCCGTGATCGCGGCGGCCTCGCTCTATGAGGCGCCCGTCGAGGGCGGCCCGCTCGATCTGCTTGTCTTCGGCGGCAGCCAGGGCGCGCGGGTGATGAGCGAGATCGTGCCGCCGGCGATCGAGAGGCTCGATCCCGTGCTGCGGGCGCGCCTGCGCGTCGTCCAGCAGGCGCGGCCGGAGGACATCGAGGCGGTGCGCGCGACCTATGACCGGCTCGGCGTGAGCGTGGAGCTGGCGCCCTTCTTCGCCGACCTGCCGGCCCGCATGGCGCGGGCGCATCTCGTCGTCGCCCGTTCCGGCGCGATGACGGTGGCCGAGCTTGGCGTGATCGGGCGGCCCTCGGTGCTGGTGCCGCTGCCCGGCGCGCTCGACCAGGACCAGCTTGCCAATGCGAGCGCGCTGGCCAAGGGCGGCGGCGCGGTGCTGATGCCGCAGGACCACTTTACGCCCGAGAGCTTCGCGGAGTTGCTCGGTGTCTATGCCGCCCATCCCGGCGACCTCGCCACCATGGCCGCCGCCGCGCGCCGCATGGGCCGCGCCGACGCCGCCGAGCGCCTTGCCGCGCTGGTCCTCGCCACCGCCGGAATCGAGGCCTGA
- the murC gene encoding UDP-N-acetylmuramate--L-alanine ligase, producing the protein MKLPLSLGPIHFVGIGGIGMSGIAEVLHNLGYTVQGSDVAESANVKRLAEKGIKVLIGHAAENIEGAEVLVVSTAIRRDNPELVAARARRLPVVRRAEMLAELMRLKSCVAIAGTHGKTTTTSLVATLLDAGGFDPTVINGGIINAYGTNARLGDGEWMVVEADESDGTFLKLPVEVAIVTNIDPEHLDHFKTFEAVQAAFRSFVDNLPFYGFAVMCTDHPVVQDLVGHVEDRRVITYGENPQADARLVDLDLRGGLCRFGVLFRDRDGQVVHELRDLVLPMPGRHNALNATAAIAVARELGATDEQIRSALAGFGGVKRRFTRTGEVGGVTIFDDYGHHPVEIAAVLRAARASTEGQVIAVVQPHRYTRLQSLFDQFATCFNDADHVIVADVYAAGETPIAGIDRDHLVEALRARGHRSVIALPGPEALAGLVRGLARPSDYVVCLGAGNITQWAYALPEQLAAGAQERQSC; encoded by the coding sequence ATGAAGCTCCCGCTGTCTCTCGGCCCCATCCATTTCGTCGGCATCGGCGGCATCGGCATGAGCGGCATCGCCGAGGTGCTGCACAATCTCGGCTACACGGTGCAGGGCTCCGACGTCGCCGAGAGCGCCAATGTGAAGCGCCTCGCCGAAAAGGGCATCAAGGTGCTGATCGGCCATGCGGCCGAGAATATCGAGGGAGCCGAGGTGCTGGTGGTCTCGACCGCCATCCGCCGCGACAATCCCGAGCTGGTGGCGGCCCGCGCCCGGCGCCTGCCGGTGGTGCGCCGCGCCGAGATGCTGGCCGAGCTGATGCGGCTGAAAAGCTGCGTCGCCATCGCCGGCACCCACGGCAAGACGACCACGACATCGCTCGTCGCCACCCTGCTCGACGCCGGCGGCTTCGACCCGACCGTCATCAATGGCGGCATCATCAACGCCTATGGCACCAATGCGCGCCTGGGCGACGGCGAATGGATGGTGGTCGAGGCCGACGAGAGCGACGGCACCTTTCTCAAGCTGCCGGTCGAGGTGGCCATCGTCACCAATATCGATCCCGAGCATCTCGACCACTTCAAGACCTTCGAGGCGGTGCAGGCGGCGTTCCGCAGCTTCGTCGACAACCTGCCCTTCTACGGCTTCGCGGTGATGTGCACCGATCATCCGGTGGTGCAGGACCTTGTCGGCCATGTCGAGGACCGGCGGGTCATCACCTATGGCGAGAACCCGCAGGCGGATGCGCGCCTCGTCGATCTCGACCTTCGCGGCGGCCTCTGCCGCTTCGGCGTGCTGTTCCGCGACCGCGACGGGCAGGTGGTGCACGAACTGCGCGACCTCGTGCTGCCCATGCCCGGCCGCCACAACGCGCTCAACGCCACCGCCGCCATCGCGGTGGCGCGCGAGCTGGGCGCCACCGACGAGCAGATCCGCAGCGCGCTCGCCGGCTTCGGCGGCGTGAAGCGGCGCTTCACCCGCACCGGGGAGGTGGGCGGCGTGACCATCTTCGACGATTACGGCCACCACCCCGTCGAGATCGCCGCCGTGCTGCGCGCGGCCCGCGCCTCCACCGAAGGGCAGGTGATCGCCGTCGTGCAGCCGCATCGCTACACGCGATTGCAGTCGCTGTTCGACCAGTTCGCCACCTGCTTCAACGACGCCGACCATGTGATCGTCGCCGATGTCTACGCGGCCGGCGAGACGCCGATCGCCGGCATCGACCGCGACCATCTGGTCGAGGCGCTGCGCGCGCGCGGCCACCGCTCGGTGATCGCGCTGCCGGGACCGGAGGCGCTGGCGGGCCTCGTGAGGGGGCTGGCGCGGCCGAGCGACTACGTGGTCTGCCTCGGCGCCGGCAACATCACCCAATGGGCCTATGCGCTGCCCGAGCAGCTGGCGGCGGGGGCGCAGGAGCGTCAGTCGTGTTAG